A genomic stretch from Helianthus annuus cultivar XRQ/B chromosome 1, HanXRQr2.0-SUNRISE, whole genome shotgun sequence includes:
- the LOC110879251 gene encoding arabinogalactan protein 12-like → MESMKMKLFAAVIVMLIAVTNVAAQEAPAAAPGPASSASMFVPTAVASVIALSFGFLFVN, encoded by the coding sequence ATGGAATCAATGAAGATGAAGCTATTCGCCGCCGTCATTGTTATGTTGATCGCGGTCACTAATGTGGCAGCTCAAGAAGCCCCAGCAGCCGCGCCTGGCCCGGCCTCATCTGCCAGCATGTTTGTCCCGACCGCTGTCGCTTCCGTTATCGCTCTTTCGTTCGGCTTCTTGTTTGTAAATTGA